In the Cetobacterium ceti genome, TAGAACAATTTTACTTAAAGAGCTATTTTTTAAAGAAGCAGATTTAACAAGTTGACATCCACTCCATATTCTTTTTCTTTCAACAATATTTTCGTTTTCAGAATTTGTAACTTTAACCACAGGCATACAAGTACAAGTTAAACATGCCATATTACAACTTCCACATCCTATACAACGATTACTATATTCATTCCAAAACTCTAAGTTTTTAACTTTATCAAGAGTCATTTTATCCCATGATTCAATATGAGGTATTTTTACATCTATTTTATTCTCCTCTACAAAATACATCTCTATATTTTCAGAAACTTTCTCCTCGTTTTGGAAATATATATTAAAATCATCATCTTGAGATTTTATAAGTATTTCATTATCTTTCACTTTAATTCCAAAGGAATAATTATTACTTTTATTTGTATTTAAACATGTACAAAAACAATTGTCCCATCCATTTTCTATACATTCAATCATAACAAATTTCATTTTCTTTCTTCTATTTTCATAAAAAGAATCCCCTTGGAAAGTATTATCTATTCTTGATATACCATGAATATCACAAGGGTGTAAAAATATTAAAATATCTCTTTCATCTTTATCCTCTGTAGTATCTACAGTGGTATTTCCAATAGTAACAGAAAGTGTGTGATTTATAGGTAATAAAACTTCCTTAGGAGAAGCTGAAGATTTTTTATTAAAAATAATTTCATCAAATGTTGAAATTTCTCCATATCTTATATCGTCATCATAACTATAACGACCTTCATTTTTAAAAGCTTTTGGTGCTAATATTTTATATTTTTCAGATAGTTTCAATAATAGGCCATCCATTTGTTCCTGTGAAACTTTAATATTCATAAAAAGGTTCCTCCAAAATTTTGTACTAAACCCAAAGTCATCTGTGAAGATTTTTCTGCATAAAAATAGAGTATACCTTTTACTACCATAAGTCAACATTTTTTTGAACTTAAGTTCAAATTTAATTTGACATTGTTAAAATAGAGGTCTATAATAAAAATGTGAAGAGTAAAATAAATATCTGCTAATATATCCAAAGTCATTTCATAGCTTTCTTGCTTAAACATTTTAGGAGGAATAAATGAAAGTAACCATAAGAATAAATGGAAAGAATTTTTTGGCGGACTCAGAAGAAACAATACTACAGGTTGCTAGAAATAATAATATAGAAATTGATACCCTATGTTTTGTTAAGGATTGTATGGGAACTCAAGAGTGCAATGTTTGTAGAGTAGAAGATTTAAATAACAATAGTTTAATAAGAGCATGTGCAACAAAGGCATATGAGGGATTAAATATAAATACAAATAGTAAATTAGTTCAAATGGGGAAGAAAAAAGTTATAACAGACCTTTTAAATAACCATAATCTTAA is a window encoding:
- a CDS encoding 4Fe-4S dicluster domain-containing protein is translated as MNIKVSQEQMDGLLLKLSEKYKILAPKAFKNEGRYSYDDDIRYGEISTFDEIIFNKKSSASPKEVLLPINHTLSVTIGNTTVDTTEDKDERDILIFLHPCDIHGISRIDNTFQGDSFYENRRKKMKFVMIECIENGWDNCFCTCLNTNKSNNYSFGIKVKDNEILIKSQDDDFNIYFQNEEKVSENIEMYFVEENKIDVKIPHIESWDKMTLDKVKNLEFWNEYSNRCIGCGSCNMACLTCTCMPVVKVTNSENENIVERKRIWSGCQLVKSASLKNSSLSKIVLRE